taatatataaactataaaattttggtTGTTTtcaaagataattttttttatatagtagtaaatatttagttatattttcaaagaaaaatttttattaaagattaTATTCAATGAATTtcagttatttttattaatatgtatAACAAATCTTTTTAGTAttgatttatattatttatcctCTTATTTTCTTAATTCAAGTTTCTTAGAAATATTaagtttttcaaaaataataaaaatttctcataaaattagaatttaataaataatattaaaaatttattttatgaatttaaaaatgacttagcttatatttattttattaaaaagaaatatctATACaagttaattattatttttctataaattagttgttgaagaaaattacatttatcatttaaactATAATTTGATATTTCATAGTGGTtctttttgtattttttgtttatatagaTGGTTAATTTTCATCACCACCATATTTACTTCTTGGTTCTGTTGGTTTATCAAGTTGCATCAACTTAGAATTATTTTCTACTTCTTCATCTTGTGGTGCTGAAATTTGTTTAGAAGTTCTAGTTATACCAGTTTCTTTTTCTAGAAAAGCAATTACTTCTGTAAAAGATGGTCTTTCATCTGGGTTTGCATGccaacatttattaataacaaaatttctAACTTTTTCTGGTACCTCATCTGGAAGTTTCATACGATAATTATGTTTAACTACTTTTATAACAACATcaagattatttaaatttggaTATGGTTCTGCAccatcattaaaaatttcccAAAACATTATTCCATATGCAAATACATCAGATTTCGTATAATACATCTTTTTTTGTATTGTTTCTGGAGCAAGATATTTAATAGGAGCTTTAGTTTTAAGatctattttatattcaGTTCCTTCTATACTCATTCCAAAATCAGAAATTTTAACAACTTCATCTGCACTTAAAAGACAATTTCTTGCAGCAATATCTCtatgaattattttcattgAATGAAGATACTCAATACCATAAGCTGCACCACAACAAAAAGACatctttttatctttatcaattttatttttttgaagataTTTATCTAATGCTCCATTAGTTGCTATTTCCATAACTAACATTAATGGTTCTTGTCCTGCTGCAACACCatgtaattttataacattaatatgattaaattttCTCATTAACCTTGCTTCTAACATTATCTCTTTAATTTGAgcttttgttaatttttctaatttagcTAATTTAACAGCTGCAGGaacttctttttttgtaACTTGATCTGTAAATTTGCATAACCATACCTCAGCAAATGCACCTTCACCTAATTTTTTAGTTGTCTCAACTTGATTATGATCAAGTTCCCAAGATTTTCTACCAACAGGatataataacattatattaCTTCCACAtgatatttcatttttttgaaGATGATAATGATCAACCAATTCAACAATTGAATTAAAAGCTGCCTTCGAAACCATATATTTTCCATTGGCtgattttgaaataatataatgtttcATTGATTTTGTCtctttgttattttttttttccttctGAACAACACTTAATATATAAGCTTTCTCACGACCAGGAACTGGTATAGAAAGTCTAACTAAAAAATCTCCAACATTTCTTAACATCCTACTAATATCTTCTCTTGGAAGATATCCATGataatatgatttttttaaaagatctTTAACTCCAGCAGCTGTCTCGTCACTCATTGATTacaagaaaatatattatcaaaaaaatatataaaaataatcatatgatcatatattaattttttattattttatttaaatattataattaaaatttgattatattcaagagtaatataatataatcaagtgataatataataatattatcaatacatttttattaaaaaaaaagttttttatttttattcttaaacatgttaataatttcgttttaaaatataatttattattgaaataattataaaatttattattatacagGAGGGAAATGGTGTACTTAAATATTGttgaaataacaatttttcaacatttataagaatttttcttttcttgaAAATCTTATATacaatgaaatattttatttttctaattcttttattGGTTAATGCATCATGTCTATCAATGTCATTTGAAGGCGTGGTTTACGATGAAAATGACAAACATGGTCTTTAtgaatcaaaaaaaagtCTTACAAATGAACATTTGGATGAAAAAAATCTtaagaaaagaaatttattatatcctTATAGAAAAAGtcgtatttttattaataaagaaaattcaggaattaaaaaaaaattatttaaaagaagtatttttgatgaaattttaaaaaatatttcaaatgaaattagaaaaacagaaattaataaaaatcaaaattcaaaagtaattaaaaaaagacaatCTTATGATGGTAATTTCCACATAACTAGAGAAAAAAATCGTAATAATCGTAATAATCGTAATAGAAGAGGCGTTTTTTATGATGGTCGTAGATCTCCtaatattcattatatttatggATAAAAAAGAGTTTAGtttcaaattaaaatatatataaaatttctattattttattttagagttttatttatcaaaaataattaattttaattattctaaaaataatgtagaaattttttttgcatattatattatttttgaatatatttttatttctacttatttattaaataaatttattttattatacattgttttttttttgttataaataagtaataatattaaatgatataatgcaacgtgaaaaaaaagaaaatttaataaaaagtaataatgtTAAACGAAGAATTGAAAATATTGGATCAAGGTTAttgacaaaaaaagaaaatgaagaaTTGTTAAATCTTCTAGATACTGATCAGTATGCTATATGTTCAGGAGTTGCTCATGTTCTGAAaacaaataaacatttttctcCAGGTTGGGAAATGATTGGACGTGGTgttattgtatatataaaagattatcataaaaaattatatattttaaaattatattgtttaCCAACTAAAAGATGTATATGGGAACATATATTGTAtgtcatttattttattttttaataatatattttttattttttagatatacTGATTTTATGCCAGTTTTTGGATTTGAAAGAATAGATACTTTAGAATATACATGTGATGgagaaatattttgtattcaTTTTTCTCATCATGCTGAAgcacaattattttatacactttttaaaaaaaaatttgaaaaagatGGTAATTGTGAAttgataaaagataatttaagCCAACTATTGTCAGGACAATTAAATAAACCAATTATTAATTCTTTATCACAATGTAACTTAGAAAAAGTATATAGtaataaagatatttcaaaaataattataaatgaaaaaaagagtaaaaaaaaatttaaaaaaagtgataTATCATCTCCAACTAATTTTTCACATCTTGTTCACATTGGTTGGagtaaaaatgaagaaatatcaaataatattaataataataattatatagaaaaagatATAAGTCAATCtgtaaaagatttattaaaagctGCTGGCtatgattataaaagaatGAAAGAGAAAGATTTACAATTTgctaaaatttttgttgaagattatgaaaaaaaagaaaaattaaataaagttgGATTGATAAATGATGAAGATGCAATATCAACAAGACCATTGATatctaatgataaatttgaaaatattaattttgaaatgGTTTCTCCAATTTCTATAAAACATCAACAAAATATTGTTGAGAAACTTCCACCAACACCGCCACCATTACCATTatcaatgataaaaaatgaGGTAAATAgtaatactaaaaatataaataaattaaataaatcacTTAAAAATGAGAATAATTGTAATGATTTAATGTCACAAATAAAACAAGGTAAAACATTAAATCATGTGGATCGAGAAGTAAAATCTCGTTATTTAAAGAATGAAAATCATGTAGTTGAATTTAATAATAGTCTTACAGCAGCACTACGAAATATAATGAATGAAAGAAGGCAAAAATTATCAGAAGAAGATAACTCATCTTCTACATCATCATCAACAGGAGATTGggattaaaattaatatttatatagttatttatatattatatttctaataataaaagaatatttgaatagataaacttttataaaatgtttttatagattaaccaaaaagttaataaagctaaaaaattatataaagatattaaaaaaaaattaaaataatgacTATGTATtgagttatttttatattttattttttcagtataaaattgttttaaatagttttgatagatatttaaatatcatttgtacttttaattcttagatttaaactatattattaaataaattttcactgtaaaattaacaatttttaaatttagaatattttttttctttcattaacattatcattttcttcttatttttttttgataaattatctgtaattatttgttatacattttttgtaGTTAAAAACGTTTTATTTTgtcattaattaaaaaaaatttcatttcacacttttatcattaaatgcattaaaaatttttaatttttttgtttaaaataaaataaatgccgagaatttttatcaacaatTATTATAGGAATAATCAATGAGACTGTTGATAAAAAAGTTGTAAATccaaaataaagaataacataaaaatatgattcaaaatgtttacttttaaataaaaattgataatactTAATTCCAAGATATGgatattgaaaaagaatATGCAAAAATGctaatatcatttttcttgttttatttttcttattttttatattaataaatcttttcaTAACAATGcccattaaaattaatgagtagaaaaaataaaatatataacaaaatttaataacttGTGGCATAGAATTTGTTAAAACATTTCTTGTTGTCATAACAAGAACCATATTATTTGTTTCTCtactattatatatatttgttaattgAAATTGTGATTTTGCTTCAATAAGATAAAATGTTCCTGGTATtggtaatattattacactaaatatttcaaaaaatatattattactaagaatttttgtattatcaTCAAAAGCTTGATAAAGATTTAGAAGAAGCATTATTGTTGATGTAAAATGGGccatattaaaataataaaaagaaaaattaagtaaTCCATATTCATATGATGGTTTATATGGAATAAATATTGCACTGATATAAGGACTTATTGGAACAAATGAGGAAAAATATGCAATAATGCATCTTATTATTCCAATTACTGAAACCATAATTAGAAGATAATAGTAAGAATTTTGATAcatattatattcttttgccattatttttttaaaaatttgaataaaatatataatccatattaatacaaaaattaacaaaattattgtaaaaatccaaaatttaaaaaaatttgtattattaatagGAAGATGAGATAAATAATTGctcataataaaataataaaaatagtgaATCTatgctttttttaaaatgctaatatttttattaaatgtaaataataaagtattgGTTGaggaatatttaaatattttttaaaaaatgtaattaattataaaaataatataaataatatcattttaaattactatttttaaattatattttatattgtttaatcttcttatatttgattaaagattaattgatttttttaaacatttatatttaagtGATATGTAATGATTtcaataatcaaaaaatatttattttaattttttgaaatatttcttcaaatcactaatattttagttaataaattatttattaaaaagtttttgttatcatgaatttattagattaaatttaaatagttatacaaaaaagactgtttaaaaaatataaagcattacttatataattaaatatattgctAAATTCGTATATTACCAATaatactaaatttttattttgtcaaAATCATAAAAGTTATAGTGAATACGTAATTTATAATCATACGATATATTCAATATATTAGaatcaattaataaaataatatgaaaaatctaatatatttatgtctaaaagattaatttttttaaattaaataaaaaaaataatttcaattacatttattatgctacttaaaaattattgatttACATACATTTCATTTtcaattgtaataattttattatacttttttccCGTATTTTATGCTAccaaacattaaatttattctttagTACTCGAACTAAAacttacaataaaatattacgtgtttgataaaaaaaattaaattttttttaaatctatataatacatttatgATTCTATTTAGTAAAAGTTGAcaacaataatttaaaattaagacTGCCATAAACAAGATAAATTTCTGatagaatatatttattcaacATACATTCTTTTAtctcaataaaatttaaaataatatttaaagttgacgaataaaaaaatgatatttaagaaaaattttaatattctgcataaacaaattaaatttttaatttttattaataaatataaattatacattttttataaaattatttggccgtaattctaaatttattatcattagaaaaatagttacttcctttttttttatcaatagcTGCTGATACACTTAATGAGGCACTCTCTGTAGTAGTTGATAAATCTGATATTTTAGAAGTAATTTTTccattagaaatttttttcccttttttttttaaaacattctTACTAAAATCATTTGATTGAGATAAAATTTGACTTGAAGTTGAAATTGATGCTGATGAAAGAGAATTCGATAAAGAAACATCTGATTTATTTATACCTTTTTTTGtctttaattttcttttttttctttttttcattactactacaataataacaattactgtacagaaaaatataacaattaaaacaaatgatattatatataacattgAATTTGATGCTTTGTCGAAGAAGGATTGTGAATTATTAGAATCTTTTACAACTTTAGTTTTGtatctaataaattttctatcataaaatataaaattttgttttgtagaaaaaatagtattaaaaacTGTTTCGTATTCACATTGAATTgttatatttgttatattacCATAGTCTTTATAAATTACTtgattattttcaatttctaTCCCTTCTGATAATGTAGGAAATTTACCAATAACTGTAGAAGATTTATTGTTTTCTATAAAGTCTACTTTAATTTTGATTGTACTAGAAAATGGTTTATATGATCGTTGGCATCCAGCGTATTGACTTATATTTCCTTCTAATTTaacatcatttaaaattatttcagtCCCATTTTCaggtataaaataaattttttcaagtgatatgatatttttattgtaaaatttagTGTAGTTAGAATCCTTACAAATGTATGCTCCAAAATTGTCCATTTTAAAactatcaaaaattatttcatttgatatttttttagaaatatttattttattgttaaaatttattatagtaAATTCAGCAGCTTTAGAATAAAATTCATCAAGATGGTCTTTATTTTCACCTTCGACTTttgataaacattttaattcttGCTTTTTATCAAagtcttttttttgaataaattgataaaacattttattatgttgattatatttaacaaaatttaatgatcCTAATGTAGGTAAAATTGTAgcttttatgttattttctAATTCTAAAACACATTTTGGTTGCTCCACATCCCAAGGTTTACTTAATCTTACAACTTTTGATCGagttttaatataatgttCAATCCTTCCTCTAGGATATATGTAAATTGATTGACCAGCATAtatcttataatttttatcatatgaaatatcaattttatccATTCTGATTTCACCCatataatttgttaaacTTTCTGCGAAGgcaaaaaaataatgcttATCCTGGTCGACGttcatttttacaatttatattatcgTGAGATGGATTTATTTTTCGTTCATACtgattttcattattttgatattttaaattatatccaatagatatatcatttaaagtTGGTTGTTTTAATTTACCACAAGAGAAAAAGTTTGAGtctaaagattttttaaagaaaggAATTATAATATGAGCATTTCCATTGGATGATTCAAAATATccattatcttttatatgaTCTTCTGGTATAAATTTTACTGGTCCTTTTTTTGATACCCAGTTAATGTAAGGACATAAACCAATATTTATGTtcattttatgataatttacTTCTTGTAAAACTATTATATTACTTGATGATTTAACAATAACTAATACAGCATACTCAactgtatatatttttcctttttcatttaatttttcatagtttaattttttatcaaaaaagaCATAACCAATATCACATTGCCTAAAACTACAAATTATGTTACGCTTTTCAAGACCATTAAATGTGAAACCATCATAATATCCTACAGTATAAgagattttataaatgtgattagtattatttcttaataaaaaacCAAGTGTAGTATTTGAATAACGATTTTGTTTTTGTAGTTCATCCCAATCAAtgtaaagaattttaaaatttttaaaacgaatattttcaaattttgttaaatttgttttaaagtTTTCAAGATTGCGAAGTTTAACTTGAATAATATATTGACTTTTCCATTGCTCTCGACTGTCTTGTACAAGTAATTCTAAATCATAACTTTTAACTATTTGAGACATAAATTTAGTCagtaaaattaacaaaagaaaatatctcattttaaattttatataaatttatgattaaattttgctaaaaaaataataaatttttgattaaaaattaccataaatattatttaaattttataatgtataGCATGGTAAATTTCAgttatgtaaataatttttattatcttttttgtattgataatattagaacgaagtatataaaattaacaaaatgataatacaaaaaaacaaatatatttttttattttttaacaaaattattaatttattatgtattattctattttaaaaaatatgtatagtATTACAACATGAATAAttaattagaaaattataCAGAGATTCTGTTACTAAACTGGCATATCTGGTACATCAtgttctttaaaaaaaagagaaattTTCCCTTAGACatacttaatttttaaaatatacttacAAACActgtttataataaataagtactttatgaaatttattatatatttaaaaaattgttatcatTTGAATCTCTAAAAAGACTTTTTACGAATTCTCATCAGGATTACAtttgaattattaatttattaaaataaatttataaaataataataataatcaagaattattatcataaaataatatttctttttataaaaatttgtatcaTTAATATAACTAAACTGTAATATCagttttttattcattaaaaattgttgtttaagaaaatttttaataaccaTTTTTATCCAAAATATCAAatactttaatttaattttttttttttattttttaaaaatttttcattttagcaattttttttctaaaattagatcaataaacattttttggattttcaataattttgaatataatattcttataataataagttttaaaagaaaattgaatgatcataaaattatataaagatttttcaagtttatataaaagtttaattaataattattatctaaTATTGTGAATTCATTAACATATttggaaaaataaaaatttttagaaatttattttactcaGTGATAACATTTTCTgaaattatgaaaatattttgtacGATAATTATATCTTGGTATActatttctaataatttttttattaaaaataatatgtctttacataaaaaaaaattttgtttttaaaaattttaaacatgtaatttcttatatttaaagtGATGGTTAATCTTATATATTAAGatttataatatcataaatcatattattattatatatcttagactatgttattttaaaaatagtacattattaattatatttttaaatattaaaaaatttttttatttaaattaagtaacttataacaattaagatacaatttaattattaaaaatataaaaaactaGCTACTcgtttttatattaatttggagaattaaaaattatgttttctaatatattttttattatttttctattatatacTTTCTTAGTAAAGATGCAATTTTACAAAACtcagaaaatatttataatttaaatacaaatttatttttcgtCTACTTGGCTGTAattctaaatttattatcattagaaaaatagtttcttcctttttttttatcaataccTGATGATACACTTGATGAGGCACTTTCTGTAGTAGTTGATAAATCTGATATTTTAGAAGTAATTTTTccattagaaattttttttccttttttatttaaaaatttcttgttAAAATCATTTGATTGAGATAAAATTGAACTTGAAGTTGAACTTGATGTTGATGAAAGAGAATCCGAAAAGGAAAGAtctgatttttttatacctttTTTTGCCTttgattttcttttttttctttttttcattactactacaataataacaattactgtacagaaaaatataacaattaaaacAAATGCTATTATCCATAACATTGAATTTGATGTTGTATCAACGATAGTTTTTGAATTATTAGAATCTTTTACAACTTTAGTTTTGTACTTTATTGactgtttttttaaaaattttacattttgttttacattaaaagttgtttgaaaaattgttttataagTACACAAAATACTAATACCAGATATATTACGTGAATTGTTGTAAAAAACTtcattatctttaatttcaATTTGATTTTGTAAAGTAGAGAAATCATCAACATCTATAATTAATGTATCATTttccaaaatatttattttaacttttgttatattagaaaataatcCATATGATTGTTGAcatattttgtatttatttgtatgtttatttttttctactatAAGTTCATGAAAAATTATCTCAGTTTTGTTTTCTGGAATAAAATAACTCTTTGTAAgagttataatatttttatcataaatgtGTGTAAAGTTAAAATCTTTACAAATGTATGCTCCAAAATTATCCATTTTATTaccataaaaaataatttcatttgatgtatatttataaacgttatttttattgttaagaTTTATTACAGTAAATTCAGCAGCTCTAGAATAAAATTCATCAAGATGATCTTTCATTTCGCCTTCAACTTTTGCgaaacatttaatattatactttttatttaagttgtccttttgaataatttgataaaatattttcatatttggattataatttattaaacttaaGGATTCTATTGTGGGTATAATCGTAGCTTCTATATtggtttttaattttactatacATCTTGGTTCCTCCACATACCAATTTTCACctaatcttttattaataacattattttgaaaaaaattgtcaATTGGGTATCTAGGATATATGTAAATTGATTGACCagcatatattttataatttttatcaaaagaaatatcaattttatccATTCTTCTTTCACCCATataatttgtataattttctGAGTAggcaaaaaaataatatcgtTCTTGATCATAATGATTACCACATACTATATCATCGCCCAAAGggtaaatttctttttcaaaatttctttcactttcaatattttttaaattatatccaatagatatatcatttaaagtTGGTTGTTTTAATTTACCACAAGAGAAAAAGTTTGAAtctaaagattttttaaaaaaaggaaTAAGAATGTGAGCATTTCCATTAGATGATTCAAAATATccattatcttttatatgaTCTTCtggtataaattttaatagtcCTTTTTTTGATACCCAGTTAATGTAAGGACATAAACCAATATTTATGTTCATCTTATGATAATTTACTTCTTGTAAAACTATTCTATTGCTTAATGATTTAACAAGAACTAATACGGCATACTCAactgtatatatatttcctttttcaattaattgtacataatttaattttttatcaaaaaagaCATAACCAATATCACATTGACTAACATCGCAAGTCATAACTTCGTTTTCTAAACCATTGAATGTAAGACCCCTAAAAAAACTGGCAGTAAAAGTAACATGGAATGAATTTAATTCTTTTCCTCTTATTTGAAAACCATACATGTAATTTGGATTATTTGTCATTCTTTGCACTTCTTCCCAatcaatgataaaaatttttggatttttaaaaacaacgttttcaaatttagtttcacttgttttaaatttttctaaaccATCAAATTCAAGATTTTTATCTAGTACATggaaattattttcatcttGTGTAATATTAGGTCCATATACTACAACAGAAAAAGTAACCTTATTACTTATAATTAGTTGAgacttatttaaaattaaaaatataagaaaaaaaataaacctcatattaaaaattaactataTAATGAGTATGTTATTCacttaaaatgataaattgatattaaaaattttcataaatattgttcaaattttacaaaataaattataatattttgcaATCAAGTGAGAAATTTGCTTATTGTTTTCTAAAATTcataatcattaaataagATACATACAGTATCTAGATGTCAGTGAAAACCGCCTTCTTTAAACATCatatattcaataaaatgatttcaaaagaaaataatttgttcAACATACATAAGAATTCCTGACAAGAATTTTCATTAGCAAAACACAAAGATTGGTAAGTTGTgtctttaaaaattgtatttataaaaactttcaATTTTGTTTTCTATGTTTGTTGGAGTTttctaatttatatatttttctagaAGAGGATGTTATCTCGTGGGTTACCTTTTTTATGTAGATCTGCAACTCAAATTTCTCAAGTTGCTACTGGTTCAAATATCGTTAAGAAAATACCTACTAATCATGATGAGGCTCCTAAAGGAATCGGTAAAACTGGAACACCATTTCTTGAGACAAAAAGTTTAGCTGAATATGCCTTAGCTAGAGTAGATGATGTTATAAATATGTGTCAAAGAACTTCTGTTTGGCCACTTACTTTTGGTTTGGCATGTTGTGCTGTAGAAATGATGCA
This Strongyloides ratti genome assembly S_ratti_ED321, chromosome : 2 DNA region includes the following protein-coding sequences:
- a CDS encoding WASp is translated as MQREKKENLIKSNNVKRRIENIGSRLLTKKENEELLNLLDTDQYAICSGVAHVLKTNKHFSPGWEMIGRGVIVYIKDYHKKLYILKLYCLPTKRCIWEHILYTDFMPVFGFERIDTLEYTCDGEIFCIHFSHHAEAQLFYTLFKKKFEKDGNCELIKDNLSQLLSGQLNKPIINSLSQCNLEKVYSNKDISKIIINEKKSKKKFKKSDISSPTNFSHLVHIGWSKNEEISNNINNNNYIEKDISQSVKDLLKAAGYDYKRMKEKDLQFAKIFVEDYEKKEKLNKVGLINDEDAISTRPLISNDKFENINFEMVSPISIKHQQNIVEKLPPTPPPLPLSMIKNEVNSNTKNINKLNKSLKNENNCNDLMSQIKQGKTLNHVDREVKSRYLKNENHVVEFNNSLTAALRNIMNERRQKLSEEDNSSSTSSSTGDWD
- a CDS encoding Tyrosine-protein kinase Fps85D, translating into MSDETAAGVKDLLKKSYYHGYLPREDISRMLRNVGDFLVRLSIPVPGREKAYILSVVQKEKKNNKETKSMKHYIISKSANGKYMVSKAAFNSIVELVDHYHLQKNEISCGSNIMLLYPVGRKSWELDHNQVETTKKLGEGAFAEVWLCKFTDQVTKKEVPAAVKLAKLEKLTKAQIKEIMLEARLMRKFNHINVIKLHGVAAGQEPLMLVMEIATNGALDKYLQKNKIDKDKKMSFCCGAAYGIEYLHSMKIIHRDIAARNCLLSADEVVKISDFGMSIEGTEYKIDLKTKAPIKYLAPETIQKKMYYTKSDVFAYGIMFWEIFNDGAEPYPNLNNLDVVIKVVKHNYRMKLPDEVPEKVRNFVINKCWHANPDERPSFTEVIAFLEKETGITRTSKQISAPQDEEVENNSKLMQLDKPTEPRSKYGGDEN